The Mixophyes fleayi isolate aMixFle1 chromosome 9, aMixFle1.hap1, whole genome shotgun sequence DNA window GCTGTCCATCACGTCATCCTGTCTTTAAGGCTGCTTCTATTCCACATACAGGGGATATAATTTTTATgtagggcaggggcaaacgcaggatttgtagaggggggtttccacaccgtgccgccagtgggcgtggccagcatgcatggaggcatcgctataattttagacagttcttggctgttctccaactcttcctatccccataatatacatgggcaatgctgcgtgcactactgttaggtgcacacagctctcccttttcaagcagagctttgtgaagcgagagcagggtccagccacctcaattatatagtgccccaggcttggaggggagtttccaggcactaggaacccccccccccctcggtttgcctatggtaggGGGTGTTTTGTGTAATAGCAGGGGCACCGAGAGGAGGGTGAGGCTGGTACAGAGTACCCTGGCCTTCTTTGGGATCCTGGGGGTGACAGATTATAGCGGGTGCAGGCCTCATCCACTGAGCCACATTGAAGCATACATTCCAATTCTCCCCATTTAGGCAGAAAAGTCCCACTTTCGAATGGCTAGAAGTTGAAAGttcaagtttagaaaaaaaatataaggaCCCATTGAGATACCTTTCATTCCCTGGGTAAATGTGTAGAAGAACGGAAGTTTGGTGTAACTGTTTTAAGTGGAGTTATATGGAGTGTACACCAATACAATTTAGAGAAGAATTTGGCACTGGTGATATAAAGCCAGGAGGTTTctctaaataataatacaaaaaaaaagataaaaacctGACAATATTCAATATATGGATTAAGCCAATAATAAATACTGTGTTCtatatattgtctgttttttctcACAGTTCAGACGTAGAAAGACTTGTTGAAGCGTGATTCAGATGTTAATTCTCTATCTTGTTGCTATTCTCTGTATTATtaaataagtatgaaaaaaatatatagtgcaacCAATCTCAATTCCATAGAGATTAGTTctctaaagggaaaaaaattattaTCAAGTGTGTGTATTTCAGATGGATTGCCACAAATCTCCGTTTACACCCTGCGTATACATACGATTAATTGATAATAATGACAAACACCACTGTGTTTAAATTATTTGTGAATCACTTATTCTTCTCCATGTATATTTTAAGGTAAAGCATCCcttaaaacattgttttaattgttttatttatattaaaaaaaatgtccaagAAGAAGGCATTACaggacaattgtttttttttttttataaataaaacaattttttattatcAGAAATACTGACTCAAATAACAGATTTAAAATTCCAGGAATCCAGCACAATCACCGCCTGATGAACATGACAAGATGCCTTGAGAAAGATTTGCAACTGAAACGCGTCGGCGGGAATAGAAGGGGCATAAAGGTGCATATCGTATCCAAGGTCTCATGGAGCACCAGCGATGATTGTGTTCTTACCTGTGGTAGAGATAAACTAGCTTCCAGTTCTTTTTgtaactgcaaaaaaaatactTGAACAGTGGAAATGCAGCAGGAAACTTGTCATGGATACCGGATAAACCTCTCGACTGTTTAAAGATGGAAAAAAAGCAGATGCGCTCCGTGTAGATTTATACAGCATAGAAGTTAAGAATTTCAATCTTTTGTGACAAGTGAACAATTTATGACTGCAAGCTATCTTAACTTCCAAACGACATTTGTAATTTGTCTCATAAAGAGTAGAGGGAGACTGCAATACGTAACTTGTACGACGCGCATTTTTCACGCTATGAAGAAACTcgagacacaaagggcctgatgcaAATCAGAATGTAACTTGCACACAAGTTGCGGCTTAAATAAGAGCACAGAACATGAGCGTAGTTCCAACTGTAATCgtatccaagcagatctcaagatgcgtctCGATTTGAATGTGgctgtaagtacactctgcctaaatgttacttaacagacagaacagagtgcggtatacgcacaagcatatgtgcaatataaggtcacatcaaaatgcatgcaaaaaaaattatattttaaaataaatgaacaactctaaacagtatgatcattaataaaaatctgcttgttttaaaaaaacaagcaaacaagttcttaatgaaataaataaatcagaatgttcttatTGCGacctgtacatacaatgcatttttatagtctatctcacTTGCATTCACACGGTCTGTGCTATTTcgtggcacgcatacgtgtacttttccaaacacaGTCTAtgcgtgtcagtcatcactatcagtcgggactgacacctgccctgtagctggggcaaatgTTACGTCTGGAAACAAGTgcacttaagagaaacccaggacttgtaGTCGGCCACAGCTGCATCGGCACACTCggcactgtacattgcctacgtctgTCCTCCCCTTCCCACCGCCATTCCGCCCTTAAAGTCAttggcagttgtaagtgtcatttacgttccgacatgaattgtatgcaattgcgttcattggcatcaGATCCGTTTCTGAGCGTGCGCAGATCTACTTCACGCACCATACGGCACGCAAGCGACTTACGTCCGAATATCAGTCAAGCCCATAGTCTCTCCAGACATTGTTCTGTATGTCATATTGGAGATATTTTCAAATATCACAGTGAGGACATAAAAACAGTCAAGAGAACCACCAGAGGAGGTGATATATAACACTCTGTAACAGGACTGCATATTGAGTCTATCAGTTGGGTTCCATTGGAGTCCCGGGAGCCTTCCATGAGCACATTAAACTGAATGGCATTAAGGATGATATTTATACAGGTTTATAGTCTACAATAGGGTGGTGTCATCTTCCAGCACTTCATTTAGTTGTTGATTAGGGATTTTCTCTGATTTGTCTTTACCAGCTTTCTAGATaagatttattaattaattttctttGGTCTTTTTCTGGTGTTCTATCTTTGCTAGGAAACAGCAACTTTTCCATGTGTTCCATGGAGCCAGTGGACCCAATCAGGGCCATTTAGGGCTAGACAGACAGCAGTCGCTAAGCAAGACCCACACTGGCTGTGTGCTGGATGGGGAACCTCAAGATCCCCACTCTGCAAGAGGTgttttttacaattatctatgacagttattttttgttttctttattttatttcaaacgaTTTAGCGTTGTGATTTCTGGTGAATAGATAATATGCAGTAAAGACCATATGTTACAACATGTTTATTTCCTAGTTgaattgaagtttttttttatagttaataCATGCTGTTATAAATCTTGTAATAAAATcaaattgttaatttttttttgtttatacctTATGGGCTCAAGTCCGAATGCAACTTAGATGTAAGTTGCGTGTTTagaaagagcacggaacttgtccaagtgtatctcaagatTTGTTATGATTTGAATATGAATGTAAACAGTATTTTCCATATATATCATAACAGACTGCGCTCTGTGGTATAGGCACATGCGTATATACAACAACAGTTCAcatcaaaacacataaaaattgtattttatgtggcAATGGGAATgtttttccacaggcctctaatagtggaattagctatggtgctaactgtctgcaggcaaaaggctgcagaccaagttatatacaggtgtagcactgtgcttaggaTCAGTAATGTACgggtcagagacatgtggtaaagtaaatgtaaaaaattgatttacttgcatgctttaacgtgatTGTATCCACAGAGTtaataggggtggctgtgctgatcaggcgttacagaacacctgaggagccatcctttaaagacaaggtgggagtgtcgcctgtcagtcatccaagcctgtgggaggagtcagaggtgactgacgctgaaccagttggccagtcagtagggagctgtactgtgtctagttagtgcttagggtcaccaggaggtgcaggcaaaggtagttgcttgctggtgtcatcctgacggaaaTTGTGCAATTTAatgtgatgaaaacaataaatatatttgatttataaaagaagtttcgttttgctgatgtctactgggtagaCAAAAGTGCCACAAGAAGGGTGcgttttgttacatttattataaacaaaaacaacaacttttaacAGTActgaataataattaaaatgaaaagttattcaatttttttaaaatccttttttcatttataaatatGACTTCAATGTGTACAttacagaaaatgcattttttaaaacttatttttctTATTAACTTCGAAACAAGGAAAGACAATACAAACAATtataacagaatatatatatatatatatatatatatatatatatatatatagcaatgaatataaaaacaaacaaacaaagtaaATGCTTTGTAGATTTCACCTCTGATTGCTTTTGCGAGTGTGGCTTCCAACCTGTCCATTTTaaatttgtaaaacattttatcTTTGAATAGTTTGAAGCAACCGGCTGGgtcaaaacctttttattttgcTGCTGTGCTGATAACCAGAAGAAGTCTTTCACCGACTCTTGATATTTGCTAATCTTGAGGGACTATTCCCAGGATGGCCCATTCCACTGTGAAAAGGAGATAGTTCTTTCAAGGCAAAGTTTCTGACTCTGAGCCAGAAAGACCTTACTAATGGACATCCCCATAAACAGTGAAATATATCTGCCTCATCTTCATGACATCTTGGACAATTATGTGTTGACGATGAACCCACTAAAAAACTGCAATGAGGGAATAAATAAGATCTATGGTACGGGTTGAGGAATAGTTTAATGTACATACTTGTCAGAATCAGACGACTAGAGTTATATAGAGTTTTGAGGAGAGTTTTCACCGTTAACTCAGGTAAATGTTGCAGCCATTGTGTTAGTCCACTAGTTGTGTTGTTGTATTCTAGTCGATCTCTTATAAAATTATAACGAGTGGTAATGGCTTTGTCTTCAGGTTTTCTTTTTGGATAAAAGTAAGTCCCGGTGATCCTGACAATCATGATCGGAGATATTCCTGATAGCACTGCTAATGTAACGTTGTGTATGAAAGTATGAGAAAGGGaaggagctgtgtgtgtgagaggtcgTTTGTTCACTGTGTCTACAGACAACCTAttgcattaatatatttttccttCAAAGCCACGAAGTCAGGGTTTAATACAAAGGATTCAAAAATCGATTTGTGAACATTAAATGGGATTTGTGCCTTAGTATGTGCTAGGGAAGGGGGTTGTCTTTTATATCTTGGGATATCTCTTGGTCATGGAGGTGGAAAAACGACCCTAGGTTCATGTTTGGGAGAAAACCAATAGGTTGTCAGTGTATATCTCTGTGTCGTCCAACCAGTCTCTAATATGGTGGAAAAGGCTGAGTGATTGTTGGCTGTTGTAGCTTAATCCAGCTAATTCTGGGCCTTTTATTATTCCATATAAAGTTTCTGAAAATTGAGTTCAGGACTTTGGAATCTTTCTGGGTGAGAAGGAAGGGAAGTGATTGGATAAGTTTCGGGAAGGATTCCATTTTGGTTATATTGGCTCTACCTTAAAAGGAGAGATAAAGACAATACCATCCCTCCAACTCTCTGGCCATGGAGGATATTATGTTCGAAATATCAATTGATATAGAGAAGATGGATATTTATCTATTTGAACCCCCAAATAAGTAAACTTTTCCTAATTGAATGGGGTATGTTTGCCCTGAGATCGGTGGGTAATATCAGGCTTAAAATGCATCGCTGTTGTTTTCTCCGTATTAACGGAGAGACCTGAGATTGATCCAAATTCCTTCATTTTGTTCATTATTAGGTATTAGGAATGACCTGGGTTGGACAAGTAAAGCAAAGTGTCATCCACGATGGCTGAAATTGTGATTTTGTGTTTTCCTATCTAAATGCCTTGAAATTCCTATGTCTGTGGTAGTATGCGCAAAGGTGTCCAACAACAGGTTGAGCAATAGGGGAGACCGCTGGCAACCCTGGCGTGTTCCCAGGAGCATCTCAACTCCCTGCAGACCATCCAAAAGCAATGTGGTAAACCATGTGTTATCAAAACACCGCATTAGACCAATATTGTGTCTCCGAATGCTCTTTGTGACAGAATATCATATAGGTGTGTCCATAGTACCATATGAAACACATAGTTAACATCTAGGATATGAAGCATAACATTTGAATTTAGGGGTTTGAGCGGAAACAACAGTGGCCACCACCACCGCTCTGATATCTTTATCTCAGTGGTGACCCCCCACGTAGCCCAGTTGTGATCCTGATAACAGTTTAGGGAGGAACGATTGTAATCTGATAACCATAATTTTACTAGAATTTTATGAATGATAATTAGCAGTGTAACAGGTCTGTAAGAGGACACCAGTTGGAGGTCttgactttttattatattgagcctttttataatatttattggtGAAACCATCCAAGTCATGTGTTTTATGAGCCTGCATGGCTTTCATTGCGGTACTTATTTCTGTCCACGCTATGTCCTTGTCTAGGATATCCTTCTGAGCTTGGGTTAATTTTTGGCGGTGTGTTTCCTTCATTAATTTTTCTTGTATGAAAGGGACTACAGGGTCTGATTGATAAAGAGTGTCATAGTATTTGCGGAATTGTTCCTCAATGTCTTTAGATCTACTATGCATGTCCCCTGAGGAGACATCAGTTATGATCATCTAGTCGCTATTCAATAAAAATTGTCCACTTCGAATAATGTGGCTCCAATTTAtaatgcaatttaatagcaaaaagtaaaagaataacaattcaataaaataagtacagccgattacatacgcaggtgccctggatccagcatacagtcattcaatccttaagtctttggtcaagaagactgtctgCTGGTCCCAGATCTCAATATATATtcagttggtgttacattaaaaacaatagagatgatttggcatgtttccattggttcagtcttcaggacagtccagcatAATGCAATTCATAGGTCCGTTCAAAtgatgcccttcaagggtgcgggtcagctctccaacagatgcatactaatcttcttgccgaaaagctggttcaaactggtctatttgcattacacacacaataccattctgatcactaattccctataatccataactcgcATACGCAAGGAGTCATCTCTTAGCCAATAGGAccggatgtctgaggataaataggggattagaatgataccaaacatgatatgtatCCTATATCCTGatccttagatctcaataaagggcttttaacattattatatttaattatcaaCTCTGTTACATTTGgttataaacgactgtgtgttggaactattttaaggtgaactatttacaagtgaatgtgtaagtgtaaatgtgtgtaaaagtgtttgcacgtgttgtggttaaatacgcccttccacgccgtagcatactactcgcataatttcagacaaagacaataagattgatggttattaatttgaaacgactatatccaattatttgactttgacacatcTCTGATGGCTGTTATATAAATCTTCTTTTCCCATGTTTTGAACATGTTAGCAAGAACTCTACTTGGCTTGTTTGcccaatgaaaaatatttatttttaatatagtaCAAATTACGTTGTGATTGAGATATAGGAATGTTTCAAGAAGGTGGCAGATCTGTTTCTATGTGTCAAGGGAATTGCCACTCGGGTGTTCCACATATGTCCTGAATACAGAGGACATTGATTCTTGTAGGAAATGATAGCAAGTATTGGCTTTGCTTTTAAATTTAGATAAGTAATTGATCATGTGGCCTTGCATCACTGCTTTCATAGTTCCCAGAATAAGATCAGATTCTCCCAATGATCTATATAGTTCATCCACTTCTCATTGAGAAAAGTGCAGAAGTCTTCCAATTAAGATAGGTATGGGGGGGAAACACCAGAGACGTGTGGAGGAGGATGGAGCTGAGTGGTTGATGGAGATGTGGACTGATGTGTGGCCAGATATTAATATGTCACCCATATGTGCACTCTGCACATgtctataaaatgcatttttatagtatatcttattttatagtatatcttTTATAGTATATCCTCACCTCCCACTGCCCTGTCTCCTCTTGCGAttgatcccctctactgactcctctcATGCCTGCTGTCTGCTTaccctccccttagtatgtaagctcttaaaagcagggccctcttcccttgtgTCTCACTTCAATTTCTTCTTCAACTAcaccactgtacttgctatgcttggagatattgaagtctAGGTTATACTCATTttactgtactgttgtacccttgtatactgtcggtattgtatttttttgtattctgtatggcgctgcggataccttgtggcgccatatatataaacattcataataataataataataatatatcttagttgcatacagttgttctgtgattgctactgacacacataagtgtaatttttaatacaaagactatgcggTATCAGTCATCGCAATCAGTCAgcatttgcacctgccctgtagcaggtgggATACGGCTGAAAGTAAGCATACATacaagaaacacaggacttgactCAGCCGCATCTGTGTTGgaacacccttattgtacatttcCTACATAATTCcgctcccttccctcccccgttccacctttAAAGTCGTAGCCAGTGGTAGGTATGATTTGCTTTTGGATATGATATACatacaattgtgttcattggcgtaatgtccatttctgggcatgcacagtgcagaaTCATGCAAGATATGGCACACAACTGTACgtacatctgaacatgaatcaggccatatatatatatagattttagtTGTTTTATCAGTATGAACACCCAAGGGTGTTCTTAAGACATAAGTTAATTGAATACATGTGTTCAATTAATACAATTTAGCTGATTGGTTAAAAAACTAGTTAAATATCCAGGAATTTCTTACACTGTAATGATCCTCTGATGCAACCGGCTCATAACTTGGAGAAATGCGtcagtattaatataatgtaaggACTTCGCGAATTTTCGCTATTTGAGATCTGTCAGCTCTATAAGAGCTGAGACGGAAAATTGTAAACAACGGAGCTGTAATTCTGTGTCTTCACCATCTAAGAAACCAAACAGTGTGGTGTGAACTGCGCATCGTCATTCTGATCAGCGAATGGTAATTGTTGCCAGTACAATGACTCTGAGCTATTTGCAATACTAATACTATTAGCTACCTGCTGTGATTTAACATCTGTTCCCAAATTACTATACCTCTGCTTATGTCAACTTATATAACAAGACTTAAGTCCTACATTCATTTATTCAGACATCTCAAGTTTGTATAATTATAAGTAATAACGGTGTAACATTCTGAAGTTACTGGCAAACCTCCTACCATCTAGTATTATCCAAATTGGGACTGTCTAGAGGTTGTTCCTTAGTCATCTTTGGATGACTGTTTCCATTTAGTCTGAACAGTTACATTTATTAGATGTATACTGAATTTATATATCTGCATATATAAGCAATCATTCTATTATTGGTGATCATACATAAAAGCAgtaaaattacatatatatatatatatatatatatataaaatacaacgaCTTAagacaacaaaacaaacaaatacaacaCAGAATAACATAAACAGTGTATTCTCGTCTGGAATAAAAGGAATTGGTgaacaaaatgcatattacagcCAGCCAGAATATGGTAAGTGAAACTTTGTCTTCAATTGTCCACATCTCAACGCTTATCACGCACCTTTGCATAATCTTTTGGAACAACAATAAATCTCTTTTTCTGTATTACAGTAGGGTCTCCATAATAGTAGTTCCATACATATTCAGGAGACAGAACTTTAGTAGGTTTGTAATAAAGAAAATATCTGTTTAAATAGCTCTCATCATGCCAAAGAGCTTCCATATTTTTTTCCTTATCAGCTAGCATGGCATGGTGGCAATGGTTAGTCAACTTGTAGATCTCCTCTACTGTACCTCCAAAATAGCTTCCTGTATAATAAAAATCCCCCTCATCATGGGGAATGTAGCCTGCGGATTGTGGCCGTCGTTCATTGGTAAAGTCTTTACGGGAGGCCATAAAGAAACCAGGATGAATAGCTCCAAACACCTCACTTAAGATCTCAACTCCAACATGGTCAGTATACTTCATGTCCACATCGGCACACACTAAATAGTCCACTTCATTGACGTACTGTTCGCAAGTGTAGTCTCGAATAATTTGCATGCGTCTCATGGTGATATCTTGCCATCTTTTGTATGCAGGGACTTCCAGTACAATCAGTTGTCTCCTCTCACCAAGTGTAATGTTGGGCATTTTACTGGGTTGATCAGTGAGAACATAATAATTAACCTGGTGTCCCACCATAAAAAACTTTTCAGCTGTTTCAAGAAACTGTTGAATAAACTGAACATATctgaaaaagcaacaaaaaaaagaaataatactttattattcAGATGTTGTAGAATCTGCTAATTGTTACTTTATCATACTAATGTCCTATGGTTCTATTAAG harbors:
- the LOC142101700 gene encoding histo-blood group ABO system transferase-like; the encoded protein is MSFFPRRKDILMVTPWLAPIVWNGTFDIDILNAQFHQRGVRIGLTVFAIKKYVQFIQQFLETAEKFFMVGHQVNYYVLTDQPSKMPNITLGERRQLIVLEVPAYKRWQDITMRRMQIIRDYTCEQYVNEVDYLVCADVDMKYTDHVGVEILSEVFGAIHPGFFMASRKDFTNERRPQSAGYIPHDEGDFYYTGSYFGGTVEEIYKLTNHCHHAMLADKEKNMEALWHDESYLNRYFLYYKPTKVLSPEYVWNYYYGDPTVIQKKRFIVVPKDYAKVRDKR